The stretch of DNA CCTTCGTCCTTGAGCGCACGGCCGAGTCCGTCGTGCTCGCCGCGCGCCGTACCCTTGTCGGCCGGCTGCTGCGGCTGCGCCTCACCGAGGTGGAGCGCACCCAGCCGGGTGACCTGATGTCCAGGGTCACCTCGGACACGACGTTGCTGCGGGCCGTGACGACGCAGTCGGTGGTCTCGGCCGTCACCGGCGTACTCACCTTCACCGCGACCGTCGTCCTGATGATCGTGCTCGATCCGCTGCTGCTCGGGGTCACCCTGGGCGTCATCGCACTCATCGGGTGCCTGGTGTCGCTGGTGATGCCCAGGATCTCGCGGGCCACCCAGCGCTCCCAGGAGGCGGTCGGGGAGATGTCCACGGTGCTGGAGCGTGCTTTCGGGGCGTTCCGCACGATCAAGGCGTCAGGCGCGGAGGAGCGCGAGACGGCCGTGGTGGAGGAGGCGGCGGGGGAGGCCTGGCGTTACGGCGTACGGTCGGCCAAGTGGCAGGCGGTGGCCGGTTCTTCGGTCGGACTCGCGGTGCAGGTGTCGTTCCTCGCGGTGCTGGGCATCGGCGGCGCCCGGGTCGCCTCCGGCGCCATCTCGATCGCCGACCTGGTGGCGTTCCTGCTCTACCTCTTCTATCTGATCTCCCCCGTCTCCCAGCTCGTCCAGGCGGCCTCGCAGTACCAGATGGGTTCCGCGGCCGTGGCGCGCCTGGTCCAGGCCCAGCGGCTGGAGACGGAGCCCGACCCCGGCCCCGTACGCGATCGCACAGCACAGGCGACTCCTGCCGCCTCCGTCGCCTTCGAGAACGTCACCTTCCGCTACCGGGACGGGCTGCCCCTCGTGCACCACGGGGTGAGTTTCACGGTGCCGGGCCCCGGCATGACCGCTTTCGTCGGCCCCTCGGGGGCGGGCAAGACGACGGTGTTCGGGCTGATCGAGCGGTTCTACGAGGCGAGCGGCGGACGGATCCTCGTCGACGGCAAGGATGTCGCCGACTGGCCGCTCGGCGAGTTGCGGGCGGCCATCGGCTACGTCGAACAGGACGCGCCC from Streptomyces tsukubensis encodes:
- a CDS encoding ABC transporter ATP-binding protein, whose product is MTRPTPPAQDTGTDPVDHGRAEGGVPDGLPGARRTAEPSTGRPNRKPNSEQLPARETWRALYGFFHPHRRAVAFGGLCALVGAATGLAQPMAARALVDRLGQDSPITAILLTLTALVLAGTAIEALGSFVLERTAESVVLAARRTLVGRLLRLRLTEVERTQPGDLMSRVTSDTTLLRAVTTQSVVSAVTGVLTFTATVVLMIVLDPLLLGVTLGVIALIGCLVSLVMPRISRATQRSQEAVGEMSTVLERAFGAFRTIKASGAEERETAVVEEAAGEAWRYGVRSAKWQAVAGSSVGLAVQVSFLAVLGIGGARVASGAISIADLVAFLLYLFYLISPVSQLVQAASQYQMGSAAVARLVQAQRLETEPDPGPVRDRTAQATPAASVAFENVTFRYRDGLPLVHHGVSFTVPGPGMTAFVGPSGAGKTTVFGLIERFYEASGGRILVDGKDVADWPLGELRAAIGYVEQDAPVLSGTLRENLVFAAPDATEARIAEVLVRTRLTAVVERLPGGLETVVGHRGSKLSGGERQRVAIARALLRGPRLLLLDEATSQLDAVNELALRDVVAEVSREVTVLVVAHRLSTVTLADRIVVMDAGRVRAVGTHEELVAADPLYGELAATQFLASKPGGIANAAADESGAVDGAEELGGMSELDAVEGADGVEGLDEAAGVEGVNGVGEVGETR